The nucleotide sequence CGTAATGGAAATGCGCAACGATAAAGTAAGAATCATGCAATTGGTAATCCAGAGGAGCAATTGCTTGCATAACCCCTGTTACCCCACCGGCAACGAATGACGGAATAAAGGCAATTGCATAAATCATTGGTGTCGTAAATTTGATGCTGCCTCCCCAAATGGTCAAAAGCCAGTTGAAGATTTTGACGCCTGTAGGGACAGCAATGATCATTGTTGCTAAAGCGAATACCGCGTTAGCTGTTGGCCCTAAGCCAACTGTAAACATGTGGTGAGCCCAAACCATGAATCCGTAGAAACCGATTAGGATGGTTGCAAATACGAGTGCAGTGTAACCAAACAAACGCTTGCGGGAGAAAATGGCAAAGATTTCAGAGAAAATACCGAAAGCCGGCAAAATCAAGATATAAACTTCAGGGTGACCAAAGATCCAGAATAAATGCTCCCAGATGATTGTGTTCCCGCCGTTTGCTACATCAAAGAAGTTTGCCCCAAACATACGGTCGAATACCATGAAGAATAGACCGATTGTCAACGGAGGGAAAGCCAGCAAGATCAGTGCTGAAGCTACAAAAGTCGTCCATGTAAACAATGGCATTCTCATGTAAGTCATACCAGGAGCACGCATATTAATGATTGTAACCAGGAAGTTAATCCCTGAAATCAGCGTACCGAAACCGGAAATCGTTAATCCAAGTGTGTAAAAATCAATTCCGTGTCCTTCTGAAGCAAGTGCAAGCGACGCATAGTTCGTCCATCCTGCATCAGGAGCACCACCCATAAACCAAGAAAGGTTCAGGAAGATACCACCGAAGAAGAACAACCAGAATCCAAGTGAATTCAAGAACGGAAATGCTACGTCACGTGCGCCGATCTGCAATGGCATGACGGCATTCATAAATGCCAGCAAAATTGGCATGGCAGCCAGGAAAATCATCGTAGTCCCGTGCATTGTCAGTACTTCGTTATAAGTACCTGCGCTCAGGAAATCATTTCCGGCTTTCATTAGTTGGATCCGGATCAACATCGCTTCAATACCGCCGATTAGGAAGAACAATCCTCCTGATGTGAGATATAGATGTGCGATTTTTTTATGGTCTACTGTTGTCAAGTAGTCCCATATCATTGCACCGAAGCCCTGTTTTTGAGCAATAGAACTCACAATGTAAACCTCCCTTTTTTTAAACTCCGTTTCTTTTACTCTTCAACGGACAAAGACATCAAGTAAGCAGCAAGTGCATCAAGCTCTTGCTCTGTGAAATCTTTCCCGTCGTTCAAAGATTTAGGATCAGGCATCAAGTTGCCCGGTTTGTATTGTTGTGGATCTGCAATCCATTTTTTAAGATTTTCTTCATTATGTTCCATGAAGCCAGCTACACGGTTGCGGTCGCCGAATGTTGCTACGTTCGGTCCCTGCATAATTCCGCCTTTTCCAGAACCTGAAACTGCGTGGCAAGCGATACAGCCAGCACCATCAGCACCGAAAAGCTGTTCTCCTTCTTGTGCAAGTGCACCTTCAGCAGGAGTCGCTTCTTCTTGCATTGCTGCTACCCATGAATCGAAATCGTCACGGTTCATCGATTTCACTTTGAAATCCATTAATGCGTGGGATGGACCACAAAGCTCAGCACATTTTCCGTAGAAGACGCCGTCTTCAAGTTCTGCTGATTCCTGGTCAAACTCTAAGTAAAATGTGTTTACGTTTTCCGGGTTGGCATCCAATTTACCGCCAATGGATGGAATCCAGAAAGAGTGCTTAACATCAGCAGAGATAAGGTTAAAGTAAACTCTTTCACCTGTAGGAACAACTAATTCCTGGGCTGTCACGATTCCTTGTTCAGGATATTCGAATTCCCACCAGTATAATTTAGCTGTCACGTTGACTGTTAAATGAGTCATGCCTTCCCCATCTTCAGCTTGTACATCCATTGTAGAAACATCCGCTAGATCAAATGTTGAATAAACGGTTGGAACTGCAAGGATCAAAAGCAGAACAACTGGAATCGAAGTCCATAAAAATTCAAGTCTTGCGCTTCCTTCGACTTGTTCAGGGATAAGATCTTCCCCAACTTTTGAACGGCGGAATTTGAAAATTGCCAAAACGTAAATAATCGTTACGACAAGAATGACAAATGTCATTACAGCTGTAGACAAAATCAATAGGTTGAATTGATCTTGTGCTACTCTACCGGCCGGTATCAATGTAGAAATTTCTTCTCTACCGCAACCTGCAAGAAAGACGACCAGTGCAGTCATCAATGCAAAAAGGCGCCATTTTTTGAGCCCTTTAATCATGGCTTTTCATACCCCTCTCTCATTTTTAAAATTTTGTTCTGCAATGTTGGAAACTAGACAAAGACCGCGAAAATGATCATCGAAACAAATAGGATGGTCATATAATTCAACGAATAGATGAACATTGTCTTTGCCCATTTCAAATCATCTTTTACATTGAAGCCCCGAATGGCAAGTACCAGCCAACCGATATTCAGCAATGTCGCTAAGATGATGAAGCTTATTCCGAGATCCATTAACAGGAATGGCAGAGGGAACAGCAGCAAAACCCATGCAAGCATAGATTTCTTAGTGCGGTGGAAGCCTTTGACCACAGGCAGCATCGGAATGCCGGCTGCACGGTATTCTTCAGTGCGCTTCATAGCCAATGCATAAAAATGTGGCGGCTGCCAAACGAACATAATTAAAAATAATGCCCATGCGCCCCAGCCGAGCGTCGGTTCAACTGCAGCCCAACCGATTAGCGGCGGAATGGCTCCCGAAATGCTCCCTACAATTGTGTTGCTGACGTGTTTTCTTTTAGACCACATGGAATAGAGGACTACGTAAGCCAAAATTCCTGCGATCCCGAACAAACCAGCAGAGACAGAAGCAGAGAACAAAAATATTTCGCCTATAACGATGAAAAATGAAGCGAGCGCTAAGACAGCAGACGGCTTAAATCTTCCTGTTACAGTTGGACGCGCTTTCTTACTCGCCATCAGTGGATCGATGTCCATGTCAATGTAGTTATTCATCGCAGCAGAACCCGCTATGATGAATGCAGACCCGACCAATGTATAGACGAGGATGTCCATCTCCTGCAGGAAATGCCTGTCGGAAAACTGAAACGCGAGCCACAATCCCGTAAAAACGGTAATTAAATTGGAATTCACAATTCCGATTTTGATCAACGCTAGAAAATCCTGGAGAAAAGTGGTGGTTTCGGCTGCTTCATGAGTTTCCGCAGACAAAGACCGGCTGTTTGACATATAACCCCCTCCTTTCAAAGTTGTAAGCATATTCCGCTAACCATAACTATATCTAAATTCCAGTTGTTTTTCTACTTGAAACTGAAATTTCCCGATAAAAGCAATGATTTTCATGTAATTTGCCTCAGAAATATGCTCTATTCATCATACCTTAGTGCACTAGTTATTTTAAGATAGAAAAAAATTTGTTTTTGAACAGTTTGTGAAGGTCCTCGTATTATGTCTAAATCTTGAAAGTTTCGGCTATTCCCCATTTTCCGTTGTGTTTTGGAGCGACTTTCGATATTATCGAGTATGCAGGGAACGGACGTATAAATGAGTTTTAACATGAAAAAGTAGGTGACATTCTTGCAACAAGGTAAATATATAAAATGGTTTGCGGTAGCTGCAACCATCGGCATGCTATTGATCCTGCTTGGCGGTGCACTTGTCACCAAAACCGAAAGCGGAATGGGCTGCGGCCGGTCTTGGCCAAGCTGCAACGGTGAATTGATTCCAGAAAAAATCACCGCTGAAGTCCTTATTGAATTTTCCCATCGCCTCGTTACTGGCGCAGTCGGCATCTTAATCGTCGTCTTGGCGGTATGGGCATGGAGAAAATATGGCCATATCCGTGAAACAAAATTTTTAGCCGTCATGGCCGTATTTTTTTTGGTTTTGCAGGCCTTGATCGGAGCTGCACAAGTATTGTGGGGGCAGGGTGATTTCATTCTCGCGCTGCATTTCGGAATCTCGCTGATTTCTTTTGCATCGGTGCTGCTTCTGACTTTGCTGATTTTTGAAGTGGACCGAAAATTCGATGCTGACCGGCTGGTTATTGGACGGAAATTAAGAATTCATACCATTGGAGTTACGCTTTATTCCTATATTGTTGTTTACACAGGAGCTCTTGTACGCCATACAGATTCCAGCTTGATTTGTTCAGACTGGCCGCTATGCCGCAACGACCAGTTCGCTTTGCCAAACAATATGTACGAATGGGTTCAAATGGGGCATCGCTTTGCTGCCGGCATGATCGTATTGTGGCTAGCGTACATCGCTTGGCATGCGTTTAAAAATTACAAAGAACAGCGTGTCATTTACTGGGGCTGGATCATTGCCTTCATCATTGTTGTACTTCAGGCCACCACCGGCATGCTCGTAGTTTTGACCAAATTGAACTTAGTAGTAGCCCTTCTTCACTCACTGCTGATTTCACTCTTGTTCGGATTGCTATGCTATATGATTCTGCTTGTATCCAGAAGCAGAGCCAAAGCCAAATAAAAACAGCCAGCGCATTTTGCGCTGGCTGTTTTTTTAAACTCTTTCCATTTCAATCAGCAAATCGCCGCTTGAAATGCCTTCACTTGCTCCCACGTGGATCTCTTTGACGACGCCGTCAAATGGTGCTTGCACCGTCGTCTCCATCTTCATCGCTTCCGTTACGATCAAATGGTCTCCGCGCTTCACTTTGGCGCCTACTTCCGCTACCACTTTCAAAACGGTTCCCGGCATGGTTGCTGCAATATGGGATTCGTTTTTCATGTCAGCTTTCGGTCTTGCCGAAGCATCGGCTTCCACCGTCATATCCTGGATATTCACTTCACGCGGCTGGCCATTCAGTTCGAAATAGATTGTCCGATGGCCATCTTTTTGCGGTTCTCCGATGGACACCATCTTGATCATCAAGGTCTTCCCTTTTTCGATTTCCACTTCGATTTCTTCGCCCAAGCGCATTCCATAAAGGAACGTCAAAGTATCCAGTACAGATACATTGCCAAACTGCTGATTTGTCACGGTATACTCTTCAAAAACTTTCGGATAAAGCGCGTACGCCAAAATTTCCTGGCTCGTTACCGGGCGCTCCAATCGTTCGAACAAAGTCTTTTTGATTTCATCGAAATCAGCCGGTTCAAGCAATTCCCCTGGACGGACCGTAATAGCTTTGCGGCCTTTCAAGACAACTTGCTGAAGCTCTTCAGGGAATCCGCCGTGCGGCTGACCGATATAGCCTTCAAAGAATTCAATGACCGATTCCGGGAAGTCGATCGTTTCCCCGCGTGTGATGACGGTTTCTTCATTTAAGTCATTCTGAACCATGAACAACGCCATGTCTCCCACGACTTTCGAAGAAGGCGTCACTTTGACCACATCTCCAAACAGCATGTTGACGCGTGAATACATCGCTTTGACTTCTTCCCAGCGCATGCCAAGCCCTACCGCTTTCGCTTGCTGCTGCAGATTGCTGTACTGGCCGCCCGGCATTTCGTGTACATAAATTTCTGAATGTGGGCTGTTCATGCCGCTTTCAAAATCACTGTAGTATTTGCGGACATCTTCCCAATAATGAGACAATTTTTCGATTGACTCGATTTCGGTCCGTACTTCACGCCCGCTGCCTTTCATTGCATAGTAAAGGGAGTTTGCACTCGGCTGTGAAGTAAGCCCTGCCATATTGCCAAGAGCTGTATCAACGATGTCAACACCCGCTTCAATCGCTTTTGCATACAAGTAAATGCCGTTGCCGCTCGTATCATGGGTATGAAGGTGAATCGGCAAGGAAACGGTATCTTTTAATTCCGAAACCAGGCGATACGCGGCTTCCGGCTTCAATAATCCAGCCATGTCTTTGATGGCGAGAATATGCGCTCCAGATGCTTCCAGTTCTTTGGCCATTTTCTTGTAATAATCCACTGTGTATTTATCGCGGCTCGGATCCAGAATATCGCCAGCATAGCAAATGGCTGCTTCTGCCACTTTTCCGCTTTGGCGGACTTCATCAATAGCCACTTCCATGCCTTTGATCCAGTTCAAGCTGTCGAAAATACGGAACACATCAATTCCCGCTTCCGCTGATTTTCGGACGAAATCACGGATGACATTGTCCGGATAGTTCTTGTAGCCGACAGCGTTAGCACCGCGGAACAGCATCTGGAACAATACATTCGGCACTTGCTCACGCAATTTGATCAAGCGCTGCCATGGGTCTTCTTTCAAGAAACGGTAGGAAACATCAAATGTTGCGCCTCCCCACATTTCCATTGAGAACAAATCATGCTGCAAGCGTGCGGTTTCGTTTGCAATCGCAAACATGTCGTGCGAACGAAGGCGGGTAGCAAGCAGCGACTGGTGGGCATCACGGAAAGTCGTATCTGTCAGCAAAACTTCCTTCTGTTCGTGAATCCATTTTGTCAGGCCTTCAGGACCTTGTTCATCCAGAATCTGCTTTGTTCCGCGCGGTGCCGGCACCGTTAAATCCAATTCCGGTATTCTCGGCGCTGCATGAATCGGTTTCTTTTTCTTTTCAATGCCCGGGAAACCGTTGACTGTAATATTTCCGATATAAGTTAACAGTTTTGTTCCGCGGTCTTTGCGGACTGGGAAAAGAAACAGTTCCGGCGTTGAATCGATAAAGCTTGTATCAAATTCACCATTGATGAAGTCCTTGTGGCGAACGACGTTTTCCAGGAACGGAATATTGGTCTTAATGCCGCGAATCCGGAATTCCTGCAGATTGCGGTCCATTTTCGCTGCCGCTTCTTTGAACGTATTGCCTTGAGTAGAAACTTTTACTAATAGAGAGTCATAGAATGGAGTGATGACTGCTCCCTGGAAGCCGTTGCCGGCATCCAGGCGGACACCAAAGCCGCCGCCAGAGCGGTAAACCATAAGTTTTCCGGTATCTGGCATGAAATCATTTAATGGGTCTTCAGTCGTCACGCGCGACTGGATCGCAAAACCGTTCAACGGAATATCCTGCTGAGCCGGAATCCCGATTTCCTCGCTGTGCACTGAATGTCCTTGGGCAATTTTGATCTGCGCATGCACAATATCAATCCCTGTGACCATTTCTGTTATTGTATGTTCGACTTGAATGCGGGGGTTAACTTCAATAAAGTAAAATTCGTCGTTTGCAACTAAGAATTCTACTGTTCCCGCATTTATGTAATCGATATTTTTCATTAACTTTACTGCTGCATCACAAATCTGATTTCTCAGTTCGTTGCTGATTGAATTGGAAGGTGCAATTTCCACCACTTTTTGATGGCGCCGTTGAATGGAACAATCGCGTTCATATAAGTGAATGATATTTCCTTCGACGTCCCCTAAAATTTGCACTTCGATATGTTTTGGCTTGTCCACAAATTTTTCGACATACATTTCATCAGAGCCGAAAGCCGCTTTTGCTTCGGATTTAGCGCGTTCGTAGGCTGAAGCCAGCTCTTCTTCCGTTCGGACGATGCGCATTCCGCGGCCGCCACCCCCAAGAGATGCCTTGATCATTAATGGAAAACCAGCTGTCTTGCTGAATTCTTCCACTTCTTGAAGAGATGCAACGGGGCCGTCTGTTCCTGGGATAACCGGAATATTGGCTGCTATTGCCTGATCGCGTGCTTTCACTTTATCGCCGAACATATCCAAATGCTGAGAAGTCGGACCGATGAAGACAATGCCTTCTTCTTCACAGCGACGCGCAAAATGAACATTTTCGGATAAAAAACCGTAACCTGGATGAATGGCATCTACCCCTGAATCTTTAGCGATCCGAATAATATCTTCAATATCCAAATACGCATCAATCGGCTTTTTGCCTTTGCCGACTAAATAAGACTCATCCGCTTTATAGCGGTGATAGGAACCACTGTCTTCCTGTGAATAAATTGCAACTGTTGGAATTTTCAGTTCCGTACAAGCGCGGAAAACCCGAATTGCGATTTCTCCGCGGTTTGCTACTAGAATTTTGCTAATCGTTTTCACACCGCAGCACACCCTTTACTTTTTCGATTTTTCGAATTTGTGGACCATGGAAACATTCATCAATACTCCCATAGCTAACGATAACAAAATTACCGACGTTCCGCCATAGCTTATAAAAGGAAGTGTTACCCCTGTTAAAGGAATAAGTCCCGTTAACCCTCCCAAGTTAACGAAAGTCTGGATTCCGATCATGCTTGCAATCCCCGCAGCAAGCGTACGGGCAAGCGGATCTTTGGTCGTCATCGCAATCGAAAGGCCGCGCAAGACGATAAAGGCCAGACCGCCAAGCACGAATATCACACCAAGTACGCCAAGTTCTTCTGCAATCACCGACATGATAAAGTCGGTATGCGGTTCTGGAAGATACCCGAGTTTCTGAATGGATTGTCCCAGCCCAAGCCCGCTAAGTCCGCCTGAGCCGATTGCCAAATAGCCGTTGACGATTTGGAGTCCAAAGCCGAGTTCATCTGAAAATGGATTGAAAAAGGCATCAAGGCGCCCTAAACGTTTTTCCGTGAAAATGATGTCCGATGCAAAAAGCATGATCGGGACTATAAAAATTGCACATCCTACTGCAACCCATCCGGCCATCTTTGCAAAAAACTTAATGCTGATGCCGCTTACTGCCATAACCGACAAGCCGACTGCTCCAATAATCATCATTGATCCTAAATCGGGCTCCAGGAATACAGAAAGCAATACCAGAGTCAGAATGATGACTGGCGGAGCAATCGATTCATTTAAATTATTGATATTGCCTTTTTTGTATTTATTGGAGAAGACACCGGCCAAATAGAAAATGATGCCGACTTTGGCGACTTCTGAGGGCTGGATATTGGCAAAGCCCAAATCGATCCAGCTTCTCGCGCCCCCTGCTTCATATCCAATTAAGTGGACAAGTACGAGGCCGATAAAGATGACGGCTAGCACAAGCTTCATCATCCATTTCTTGCCGAAGTATTTGTATGGGAAAATAGAGGCAACTGCAAATGCGGGGAATGCAAAGGCCAAGTTCATCAATTGTTGTATGTAAAAGCGGTTTGGTGCATCATCGTAATAGTTTACGGACCAGGCCATGCTGGCACTGTAAATCATAATGAGTCCGAAAAGCGTTAATGCGATGTAAACAAATAAGAGCGGATAGTCCAAATACCTGGTGTACTTTTTAAAATAATTTTTCATTTCCATACCTCGATTTATCAGTTTAGTAAAAAAACTCAAACAAAGTTCGTTTGAGTTTTAAGTCATTTATTTGTATACGCGTCGTGCAGAATCGAAAGTTTCTTCTCTAGCGTATCCATTAAATTTTTGCCAATTTCACGTTCGATTAACCCAAGCTTTACAGCAAAATCGATTTCACGTGAAAGTCCGAACATTTGTGTATCGAGCACTTCTTCATATAAGGGGCAAGAAGGCAATGTTAAATTATCCATTTGGACTTTAATCAATTGCTCAATTTTTTCGGCATCCGCTTTGAGGAGTTCCAAAGCCTTTACTTGGTAAGTTTGTTCTTCTGTATGTTCCATGAGGACTCCCCCATTTAATGATATTTATCTCTATTAACCTGTTTAAAGTGTATCTTCAAAACGCCAAAATTGCAAGCGTCTATCGCCTTTAGTATTAATCCCTTTAGCAATTAGTGCGGAAAAGGTATACTTATAAAAGATGGATTAAATGATGGAGGGTTTACAATGGAATTTATCGTACCTTTTAAAGGTGAAGTGAAGTTTAAAATCGCACTAGATCCTACTGTCTGGATTTTTGATGACCGCCGGATTGACTTGGATACTTATTTTGATGAAGAGCGTGTTGAAATTGACGAGCTGGAAGAATACAAACGCGGCATGGGCGAACACTGGTCCCGCGAAATCATGGAAGGCGCTACAGTGCCGCAAACGCTGAAAACCGAGAAAAGATACAGCCGCCAGGAAAAAAACGAAATGATTACTGGCACTTACGGCATCAAATTCGCTCCTTTTTTGAAAAATGCAGAGCCTTCTGCTGATGCAAAAAAAGTGGTTTTTGAATCGGCCAACGGCGAGTACGCATTCCCAATAGAAGCAGCTAACGAGCTGATTTTCAAATTCAGTGACAATGGCAAGCCGTTAAAAGAAGACGGCCCTGTCCATGTCTTGCTTCCTGATGGATCCAATCAAGAAGATCCCATTACCCATATTTTAGCGATCCGAGTCGAATAGGAGTGAACCGCCATGCGCGTACAATGTGTAATTTGCGACACCATCGAAGAACTGGTTGACGATACACTCGAAGCCAAACGATTGCGGAATCGGCCGATCCACACCCATATGTGCAAAGCTTGCCATAATCGCATCACAGAAAGAACAAAAGAACGGCTTGCTACCGGCTCTTTCCATTTCTTCAGAAGTTCCCGCAGAATTGAGGACGACTTCTGATGAAGTTGCTAAAAGGCCTGTGGATCGGATTTTGGAGCGGCTTGCTTTTGGGAATTTTACTGAAATGGATTCAAGCCGTTACAGGCGAACAAGTTTATACGTTGTTGCTGAACGTCGACTTTATTCCTTTGATCGGAGGAATCAATTGGTCTGAACCTGTAGAATTTGCTTTCCACTTGGTCATATCTTTGCTAATTAGCATTGTATATGTCTATCTGGCAAAACGGAGACCTTATACATTCGGCCAACTGGTTTTGTTCAGCCTGGCCATGTGCATCCCGTTTTTCCTGCTTTATTTCCCGCTTGCCGCTCTTGCAGTGCGTCGGGATGTACCGGCATTAACGGATAGCGGTGCTATCCTGTACTGGATGTTTGCGCATCTGACCTATGCATTGGCATTGCCGATTCTCTATAAAACCTTTGAACGAAAAAACGCTGCTTCTCAATGAGAAGCAGCGTTTTCGCGTTTTTCACGCCATAGGCGTATTTTGTACAGAATCAGGATCAGTGCGGCAATGACCAATCCTTCTACAACCGGCAGGAAGAAGGCCAAGAATGTCAGCCCCAGTCCACCAGCCAGAAGGAAAAGCGTAATGACCGCATTTTTCCCGAATGATAATTTTTTTGCGAACCCCAGTTTATACACGAAAGCCGACAGCAGGAAGATGACTGCAAAAAGTGCATAGCCTGCAATGGTGTAATTCGGCAAATTCTCATACAAGACTCGGGCTACGGGATACATACTGTCATAGACAAAAGCTTGCTCGTCTCCCACAGATATTACACCCTTCCTAGTTCATTATTCTTCGATGGCAACTTTCTTTTTCTTAGCCATGCGCTCACGTTCGTTTTTATCAAGAATTTTCTTGCGCAAACGAATGTTTTGCGGCGTGATTTCACAATACTCATCATCTGCCAAGTACTCAAGCGCTTCTTCAAGACTCATCAAACGAGCTTTTTTCAATGTAGTCGTCTGGTCTTTGTTTGCTGAACGGATGTTTGTCGCAGCTTTAATTTTAACAATGTTCACTGTCAAATCGCTGTCGCGGTTGTGTTCGCCGACAATCATGCCTTCATAAATTTCAGCCCCGACTTCAACAAAAGCGGTACCACGGTCTTCGATGCCCATTAGGCCATAAGTTGAAACTTTTCCGCGCTCCATGGAAACCAATACACCTTGACGGCGTCCGCCGACGCGCCCTGAAGCAACTGGCTGGTAGCTGTCGAATGTGTGGTTGATGATTCCGTATCCGCGAGTCTGCGTCAAGAATTCAGTTGTGTAACCGATCAAGCCGCGTGCAGGAACGTTGAATACCAAACGGACTTGTCCGCTGCCGTTGTTGATCATATCCAACATTTCGCCTTTGCGCTCACCAAGTGATTCGATGATTGCTCCAGTATATTCTTCAGGTACGTCAACTTGTACACGTTCAACCGGTTCACAGCGAACGCCGTCAACCATGCGTACAATAACTTCCGGTTTAGATACTTGAAGTTCGAATCCTTCACGGCGCATGTTCTCGATCAAGATCGACAAATGCAATTCGCCGCGGCCGGAAACAACCCAAGCATCAGGAGAATCCGTATTTTCTACACGCAACGATACATCCGTTTGTAGTTGAGCATCCAAACGTTCCTGGATTTTGCGTGAAGTAATCCATTTACCTTCTTTCCCGGCAAATGGGCTGTTGTTCACTAGGAAAGTCATTTGCAAAGTTGGTTCGTCAATGCGAAGAACCGGCAATGCTTCTTGATGGTCAGCCGGACAAACCGTCTCACCAACGTTGATATCTTCCATACCCGAGATGGCAATCAAATCTCCAGCTTCAGCTTTTTGGATTTCTACGCGTTTAAGCCCCATGAAACCATGAATCTTTGTAACGCGGAAGTTTTTAACTGAACCGTCAAGCTTCATCAAAGCAACAGATTGTCCCACTTCGATCGTTCCACGGAATACCCGTCCGATCCCGATACGGCCTACATAGTCACTATAGTCAAGAAGTGCTACCTGGAATTGAAGTGGCTCATCTCTGTTATCGATTGGTGCTGGTACGTGTTCCAAGATTGCATCATAAACAACCTGCATGTTTTCTTCTTGATCCGCAGGATCAGATGAGAGGCTTGCAGTACCGTTCATGCCTGATGCGAAAATAACTGGGAATTCAAGTTGATCGTCATTTGCTTCAAGTTCGATGAACAATTCGATGACTTCGTCAACCACTTCTTCCGGACGAGCGAAATCGCGGTCAATTTTGTTTACAACAACGATTGGTTTCAAGTTTTGTTCCAATGCTTTTTTCAATACAAAACGCGTTTGCGGCATACAGCCTTCGTAAGCATCTACTACAAGCAAAACACCATCTACCATTTTCATGATACGTTCCACTTCTCCACCAAAATCGGCGTGTCCAGGAGTATCCAAGATGTTGATTTTAGCGTCTTTATATTGAATCGCAGTGTTTTTAGCAAGAATGGTAATTCCGCGTTCTCTTTCGATATCACCGGAGTCCATTGCACGTTCATCAACATGCTCATTTGATCGGAAAGTTCCGGATTGTTGTAGCAGTTGGTCCACCAAAGTTGTTTTACCATGGTCAACGTGGGCAATAATAGCAATGTTTCTTAGATCATTTCGTAAGTTAGTCATACTTTCACTCCAATATTCTTTTTTCATGTCCATAACTGTGTTAGTATAGCACATATGGGGAGAAAACCCTACGATTTTATTTCAAGCAAACAGTGCAGGAGGAAAAAGTTTGAAAGACATAAAATGGATTTTCGTATTTTATTCATTGGCGGCACTTTTGGCAATGGCAGGAATCGGCGTAGCAGTCGGCTTGCGCAGCATCCCTTTGATCCTTTTGGCGGTATTGCTTCTTTGCGG is from Planococcus liqunii and encodes:
- the ctaD gene encoding cytochrome c oxidase subunit I, which translates into the protein MSSIAQKQGFGAMIWDYLTTVDHKKIAHLYLTSGGLFFLIGGIEAMLIRIQLMKAGNDFLSAGTYNEVLTMHGTTMIFLAAMPILLAFMNAVMPLQIGARDVAFPFLNSLGFWLFFFGGIFLNLSWFMGGAPDAGWTNYASLALASEGHGIDFYTLGLTISGFGTLISGINFLVTIINMRAPGMTYMRMPLFTWTTFVASALILLAFPPLTIGLFFMVFDRMFGANFFDVANGGNTIIWEHLFWIFGHPEVYILILPAFGIFSEIFAIFSRKRLFGYTALVFATILIGFYGFMVWAHHMFTVGLGPTANAVFALATMIIAVPTGVKIFNWLLTIWGGSIKFTTPMIYAIAFIPSFVAGGVTGVMQAIAPLDYQLHDSYFIVAHFHYVIVGGVVLAIFAATHLYWPKMFGTMLNEKLGKITFWFFFIGFHLTFFIQHFLGLMGMPRRVYTFGADQGWDLFNAISSVGALFMAIGVIVLLINVVITTVKNERVGNDPWEDGRTLEWAIPSPPPFYNFAQTPLVRGLDTYWIEKMEGNKEGMLYAEPLEEIHMPNGSIIPVIMSFGLFVASFGALYFLDGDKSWPLPVLILGLLITFGSMLLRSLKDDLGFHISKEELIEDAKGGKMDGSK
- the coxB gene encoding cytochrome c oxidase subunit II, with the translated sequence MIKGLKKWRLFALMTALVVFLAGCGREEISTLIPAGRVAQDQFNLLILSTAVMTFVILVVTIIYVLAIFKFRRSKVGEDLIPEQVEGSARLEFLWTSIPVVLLLILAVPTVYSTFDLADVSTMDVQAEDGEGMTHLTVNVTAKLYWWEFEYPEQGIVTAQELVVPTGERVYFNLISADVKHSFWIPSIGGKLDANPENVNTFYLEFDQESAELEDGVFYGKCAELCGPSHALMDFKVKSMNRDDFDSWVAAMQEEATPAEGALAQEGEQLFGADGAGCIACHAVSGSGKGGIMQGPNVATFGDRNRVAGFMEHNEENLKKWIADPQQYKPGNLMPDPKSLNDGKDFTEQELDALAAYLMSLSVEE
- the cyoE gene encoding heme o synthase — translated: MSNSRSLSAETHEAAETTTFLQDFLALIKIGIVNSNLITVFTGLWLAFQFSDRHFLQEMDILVYTLVGSAFIIAGSAAMNNYIDMDIDPLMASKKARPTVTGRFKPSAVLALASFFIVIGEIFLFSASVSAGLFGIAGILAYVVLYSMWSKRKHVSNTIVGSISGAIPPLIGWAAVEPTLGWGAWALFLIMFVWQPPHFYALAMKRTEEYRAAGIPMLPVVKGFHRTKKSMLAWVLLLFPLPFLLMDLGISFIILATLLNIGWLVLAIRGFNVKDDLKWAKTMFIYSLNYMTILFVSMIIFAVFV
- a CDS encoding COX15/CtaA family protein, which produces MQQGKYIKWFAVAATIGMLLILLGGALVTKTESGMGCGRSWPSCNGELIPEKITAEVLIEFSHRLVTGAVGILIVVLAVWAWRKYGHIRETKFLAVMAVFFLVLQALIGAAQVLWGQGDFILALHFGISLISFASVLLLTLLIFEVDRKFDADRLVIGRKLRIHTIGVTLYSYIVVYTGALVRHTDSSLICSDWPLCRNDQFALPNNMYEWVQMGHRFAAGMIVLWLAYIAWHAFKNYKEQRVIYWGWIIAFIIVVLQATTGMLVVLTKLNLVVALLHSLLISLLFGLLCYMILLVSRSRAKAK